Proteins encoded within one genomic window of Scheffersomyces stipitis CBS 6054 chromosome 3, complete sequence:
- the SLA1 gene encoding SH3 domain protein involved in assembly of cortical actin cytoskeleton, with the protein MSYIGVYRALYEYSAQAEEELNLQPDDLLYLLERSDIDDWWKVKKRVLPSGNEEVEEPVGLVPSNYIEEAPVLKTAAALYDYDKQTEDELSFAEGEIFQVYDLNDPDWILVGDANKQSFGFVPSNYIDLNGQAQAPPPQTQPQQKQPVPISNFAPPPVHKDRTVSPEAEPFENHVPEPSSARPPAVQREVDVDGNDDEEEAPPPMPSRPVVAADKPVPELPPSGQNEREEDLHTGGQEHKFDGEFFTWYIDEVDGRKKRSVVFSIGQGMIIIRPNTTNNQWRIKDLIDFSHEKKHVFLEFKNPKTSIELHAGSKDVAEAIMSIVGDLKGAESARGLKEVARASHASTGENNRKMGRLMFDFEAQGDDELMSREGDEVYIINETKSKDWWMCENIDSGRQGVIPSSYIEIIGTSNLDKLTDGPQRRKSNKRSSTKGRVVDNNKEHSHHHHNRGREERDKIREKDRIQRDRKHTSSKDEQNDKSMPNYHRVRTWIDSSGSFKVEAEFLGCVEGKIHLHKTNGVKIAVSATKLSIEDLEYVEKVTGTSLETYKQEVNKQMLKRSKSNKSPSKSGTNEGSSGAINGSSGANGAMAVTKSHSATATINNITPPQPSRPKATTKVTTTSEPEYDWFEFFLQCGVDIGNCQRYTLNFNREQIDENILEDITPSLLRTLGLREGDILRVMKFLDNKFNRKKSTSEETAPTGGLFIDPNGALKNNSSSAEVSKPAPKEAVAPVGLTPSKQFEDDAWAVKPAARSTDDLLKPSSQPQTPQYTGSLQDLVNIKPLDSSNNASRPVPPKQVDGPSAPALAPVKTGTLIQPGQQFAVQKPISTQATGPLIPVQKTGLVPIPTGGLMTAQPTGFVPITAQPTGFIPIQATGILQPQLTFGITSFGQPVFVQATGPLPGQITGGLPQTSFNNQPLVPIQRTGPSVVPAQRTGGFVPQSAFGQQITGGFAANQPPPNTFSQQLTGGLPQTSFGNPTGGSLYNPVVQQQPVATFGGQTTGGFPQTSFGQPQQNGFSPFGQQQQQQPPQLQQATTFSSLPQPAFNQFAQQPQQTAFNQFGQQQPNMNQLSNMFQNTNIAPVNNFAQPQQTYPNTSFGVQPQPSFEGFNNQPLQSQPTGVGFGNAPLQTQQTGGRRANLSAATPDNPFGF; encoded by the exons ATGCTGTATATCGGGGTGTACAGAGCGCTCTATGAGTACTCTGCAcaagctgaagaagaactaaACTTGCAGCCCGATGATTTGTTGTACTTACTTGAGAGATCGGATATCGATGATTGGtggaaagtgaaaaagaGAGTGTTACCATCAggcaatgaagaagttgaggaGCCAGTGGGATTGGTGCCATCCAATTACATTGAAGAG GCACCTGTGCTTaaaacagcagcagctttATACGACTATGACAAGCAAACTGAAGATGAACTCTCATTTGCTGAAggtgaaatttttcaagtgTATGATTTGAATGATCCAGATTGGATATTGGTAGGCGATGCCAATAAGCAGAGCTTTGGATTTGTGCCTTCCAACTACATTGATTTGAATGGACAAGCACAAGCTCCACCACCACAAACACAGCCACAGCAGAAACAACCTGTTCCTATCAGCAACTTTGCTCCTCCTCCGGTTCATAAGGATAGAACGGTTTCTCCAGAGGCTGAACCTTTCGAAAATCACGTACCAGAACCTTCATCAGCTCGTCCTCCAGCTGT ACAAAGAGAAGTGGACGTGGATGGGAACGACGACGAGGAAGAGgcaccaccaccaatgcCGTCTAGACCTGTTGTGGCCGCTGATAAGCCAGTTCCAGAGCTCCCTCCCAGTGGTCAGAATGAGCGCgaagaagatcttcatACTGGTGGTCAGGAACATAAGTTTGATGGTGAGTTCTTCACATGGTACATTGACGAAGTAGACGGTCGTAAAAAGCGGTCTGTTGTATTTTCTATTGGCCAAGGTATGATCATAATTAGACCTAATACGACCA ATAACCAATGGCGAATTAAAGATTTAATCGATTTTAGCCATGAGAAGAAGCATGTATTCTTGGAATTCAAGAATCCCAAGACCTCTATTGAGTTACATGCTGGATCCAAAGACGTTGCTGAAGCCATAATGTCTATCGTTGGGGATCTTAAAGGAGCCGAGTCTGCTCGTGGGTTGAAGGAAGTAGCTAGAGCTTCACACGCCAGTACCGGAGAAAACAATAGAAAAATGGGTAGATTAATGTTTGATTTTGAGGCCCAGGGTGATGATGAATTGATGAGTAGAGAAGGCGACGAAGTCTATATTATAAATGAGACCAAGTCTAAGGATTGGTGGATGTGTGAAAATATCGATTCTGGAAGACAAGGCGTAATTCCATCTTCTTACATCGAAATAATTGGTACTTCCAATTTAGATAAATTGACAGATGGACCccagagaagaaagtcaAACAAACGGAGTAGTACCAAGGGAAGGGTTGTGGACAACAATAAAGAGCATCTGCATCATCATCATAATCGTGgcagagaagaaagagacaaGATTAGAGAAAAGGATAGGATTCAAAGGGATAGGAAGCATACCTCATCGAAGGATGAGCAGAATGATAAATCAATGCCAAACTACCACAGAGTCAGAACCTGGATCGATAGTTCTGGCTCGttcaaagttgaagctgAGTTCTTGGGATGTGTTGAAGGAAAGATCCATTTGCACAAGACGAATGGAGTAAAGATTGCTGTATCTGCGACAAAGTTATCGATTGAGGATTTGGAGTACGTTGAAAAAGTTACAGGCACTTCTTTGGAAACTTACAAGCAAGAGGTCAATAAACAAATGTTGAAGAGATCCAAATCTAACAAGTCTCCATCTAAGAGCGGTACTAATGAAGGTTCATCTGGGGCTATTAATGGCAGTTCTGGAGCTAATGGTGCTATGGCTGTTACCAAGTCTCATTCTGCTACTGCTACTATTAACAATATCACACCACCACAACCTTCCAGACCCAAAGCCACTACCAAGGTTACTACGACGAGTGAACCAGAATATGACTGGTTTGAGTTTTTTCTTCAGTGTGGAGTGGATATTGGTAACTGTCAGCGTTACACTCTTAACTTCAACAGAGAGCAGATTGATGAAAacatcttggaagacatCACACCTTCTCTTTTGCGTACGTTAGGATTGAGAGAAGGTGACATCTTAAGAGTTATGAAATTCTTGGACAATAAGTTCAACAGAAAAAAGAGtacttctgaagaaacagcTCCTACAGGTGGACTTTTTATTGACCCTAATGGagccttgaagaacaacagTTCAAGTGCTGAAGTTTCGAAG CCGGCCCCAAAGGAAGCTGTTGCACCTGTTGGATTAACTCCTTCGAAGCAATTTGAAGACGACGCTTGGGCTGTTAAGCCCGCAGCCAGGTCTACAGACGATCTTTTAAAACCAAGTTCTCAACCTCAGACTCCTCAATACACTGGTTCATTACAAGATTTGGTGAATATCAAGCCATTAGATCTGAGCAATAATGCTTCAAGGCCCGTTCCACCAAAACAGGTTGACGGACCATCGGCACCTGCATTAGCACCAGTCAAGACTGGTACGTTGATTCAACCAGGGCAGCAGTTTGCTGTTCAAAAGCCAATCTCAACGCAGGCTACTGGGCCACTTATTCCCGTTCAAAAGACTGGTTTGGTGCCTATTCCTACTGGAGGATTGATGACAGCTCAACCTACTGGGTTTGTACCAATTACAGCTCAGCCCACGGGATTCATTCCAATTCAAGCCACTGGAATTTTACAACCTCAACTTACGTTTGGTATT ACTAGCTTTGGTCAACCTGTGTTTGTGCAAGCAACTGGACCATTACCAGGACAGATTACTGGCGGCCTACCACAGACTAGTTTCAACAATCAGCCTTTAGTTCCTATTCAGAGAACTGGGCCATCAGTTGTTCCAGCACAAAGAACTGGAGGTTTTGTTCCACAGTCGGCATTTGGCCAACAAATAACGGGAGGATTTGCTGCTAATCAACCTCCTCCGAACACCTTTAGTCAACAGTTAACAGGGGGATTGCCTCAAACATCGTTTGGAAATCCTACTGGAGGAAGCTTGTACAACCCAGTTGTTCAGCAACAGCCAGTCGCAACATTTGGAGGACAAACCACAGGTGGTTTCCCTCAGACATCGTTTGGACAACCCCAGCAAAATGGGTTTTCTCCATTTGgacagcagcagcagcaacaaccaCCTCAGTTACAACAGGCCACAACATTTAGCCTGTTGCCt CAACCTGCATTTAACCAATTTGCTCAACAACCACAGCAGACTGCTTTCAACCAGTTTGGCCAACAGCAGCCTAACATGAACCAGTTGAGTAATATGTTCCAAAACACCAATATAGCTCCAGTAAACAACTTTGCTCAACCACAGCAAACTTACCCAAACACTTCATTTGGTGTTCAGCCACAGCCACTGTTTGAAGGCTTTAACAACCAACCTTTGCAGAGTCAACCTACTGGGGTTGGGTTTGGAAATGCTCCATTGCAGACACAGCAGACTGGCGGTAGAAGAGCCAATCTTTCTGCTGCTACACCTGATAATCCTTTTGGATTCTAA
- the IME4 gene encoding activator of IME1 Predicted N6-adenine RNA methylase IME4 (appears to activate IME1 in response to cell-type and nutritional signals and thereby regulate meiosis~go_function methyltransferase activity~go_component nucleus~go_process nucleobase, nucleoside, nucleotide and nucleic acid metabolism~go_function methyltransferase activity~go_component nucleus~go_process nucleobase, nucleoside, nucleotide and nucleic acid metabolism), whose amino-acid sequence MKHDLSHFSSFISFMLDFDSVLDEPVRGELRTIMVLYQMKQKSDDGKQESDYGSFLQYLIQLNTISGNCLVFDREINENNRNVKLVYVNRTRLVMLKDRIEGKRGWTIPYEVVSKQRSFKNSNEELLAILSSPLHSRLEINGVNNSTNEIAECDYETLDKLIRATSARSVLSKEKARLKTVEKKYFQVCNNVNHNQILANVCFKKNVDHQSITKNSIPGMAHMHHKIDECRNMISQDIYSCSKSKIHFLPIINSHTEVFSGDCSYLDTCHKMKTCRYVHYFTLNPLIEGNDNNSSADENEIQRQCLAHEYTIGECFSENHRKVIPPQWINCDVRYLPFSVLGKFAAIISDPAWDIHMSLPYGTCKDEELLSLPMHELQDEGIILLWVTGRSIQIGRRALLQWGYTISDEVIWVKLNQLKRTIVTGRTGHWLNHSKEHLLVGVKGNPAWLNRKIDTDIVVSATRATSRKPDEIYDIVERLVGVHSRKLEIFGRDHNTRPGWLTIGNQLQGSFIYETEVKTRYQQYLGTKEGP is encoded by the exons ATGAAACACGATTTGTCACATTTCTCGTCGTTCATTTCCTTTATGCTAGACTTCGATAGTGTTCTTGATGAGCCAGTTAGAGGAGAACTACGTACTATTATGGTTCTCTACCAGATGAAGCAGAAAAGCGACGACGGAAAACAAGAATCTG ATtatggatcttttcttcaatatttaATTCAACTCAATACAATATCAGGAAACTGTTTGGTATTTGATAGGGAAATTAATGAAAACAACAGGAATGTCAAGCTAGTTTATGTCAACAGAACACGGTTGGTGATGTTGAAAGATCGTATTGAAGGCAAACGAGGTTGGACTATTCCATATGAAGTCGTTCtgaaacaaagaagtttCAAGAATAGTAACGAAGAGTTATTGGCTATTCTATCAAGTCCACTTCATAGCAGATTGGAAATTAATGGTGTGAATAATTCAACGAATGAAATAGCTGAGTGTGACTATGAAACACTCGATAAGTTAATTCGAGCAACTTCAGCCAGATCAGTTTTGAGCAAAGAGAAGGCGAGATTGAAGACTgtagagaagaaatactTTCAAGTTTGTAACAATGTGAACCATAACCAGATACTTGCCAATGTctgtttcaagaaaaatGTAGATCACCAGAGCATCACCAAAAACTCGATTCCGGGAATGGCCCATATGCACCATAAGATCGACGAATGTAGAAACATGATATCTCAGGATATATATAGCTGCTCCAAGTCTAAGATCCATTTCTTGCCAATCATCAATAGCCACACGGAAGTGTTTCTGGGTGATTGTTCGTATTTGGATACCTGCCACAAAATGAAGACATGTAGATATGTCCATTATTTCACGTTAAACCCTCTTATCGAGGGGAATGACAATAACAGTAGTGCAGACGAAAACGAAATTCAAAGACAATGTTTGGCTCACGAGTATACTATTGGTGAATGTTTCAGTGAGAATCATCGAAAAGTGATTCCACCGCAATGGATCAACTGTGATGTGCGCTATTTGCCATTTTCGGTATTGGGTaaattcgcagccattaTCTCAGATCCAGCATGGGATATTCACATGTCGCTTCCATATGGAACTTGTAAGGATGAAGAGTTGCTTTCATTACCAATGCACGAGCTTCAAGACGAAGGAataattcttctttgggtAACTGGTAGATCTATACAGATAGGGAGAAGGGCTTTGTTGCAATGGGGTTATACCATTTCTGACGAGGTTATCTGGGTGAAGCTCAACCAGTTGAAAAGAACCATTGTTACAGGAAGAACAGGCCATTGGTTGAACCACTCGAAAGAACACTTACTTGTAGGAGTTAAGGGCAATCCAGCATGGCTAAACAGAAAGATAGATACAGATATCGTGGTTAGTGCTACTCGTGCCACTCTGCGTAAGCCAGATGAGATATACGACATTGTAGAACGTTTGGTCGGCGTTCATTCCAGAAAGCTCGAGATCTTCGGTAGAGACCACAATACTCGTCCCGGTTGGCTAACTATTGGTAACCAACTTCAAGGTTCATTTATCTACGAGACTGAAGTCAAGACAAGATACCAGCAGTATCTTGGCACTAAGGAAGGTCCTTAA
- a CDS encoding hypothetical membrane protein: MTALLDLESHLVFYRSYHFNQTNIAIHLCCIPIILLSSITFLSIREIPFLDNPYVNLGSILAFSFGTFYVLLDWKCGIPAFVVLTSYAIGLKNYYLNVGPTSLFTQDEIIRYAIYAHIGSWLAQFYGHGVHEKRAPALLDNLMQALVLAPFFVVFEIAFGLGYRLDLKKRMDNRAGVNIRNFKLQEKEKSK; this comes from the coding sequence ATGACAGCTTTGCTTGACCTAGAGAGCCATTTAGTGTTCTACAGATCATACCATTTCAACCAGACCAATATTGCTATCCATCTCTGCTGTATCCCAATCATTTTACTTTCATCAATCACATTTTTGAGCATCAGGGaaattcctttcttggATAACCCGTATGTAAACTTGGGCTCAATTTTGGCTTTCAGCTTTGGCACATTCTACGTGTTGCTCGACTGGAAATGTGGAATTCCAGCCTTTGTTGTTTTAACTTCTTACGCAATTGGACTCAAGAATTACTATTTGAATGTTGGCCCTACATCCCTTTTTACCCAGGATGAAATCATCAGATACGCTATCTATGCCCATATTGGTTCTTGGTTGGCTCAATTCTATGGCCATGGAGTTCACGAAAAGAGAGCCCCAGCTTTGTTGGACAATTTGATGCAAGCATTGGTATTGGCTCCTTTCTTTGTAGTCTTTGAGATTGCCTTTGGCTTGGGCTACAGattggacttgaagaagagaatggaCAACAGAGCTGGTGTCAACATcagaaacttcaagttgcaagaaaaagaaaagtcAAAGTAA